From the genome of Cryptococcus neoformans var. neoformans B-3501A chromosome 1, whole genome shotgun sequence, one region includes:
- a CDS encoding hypothetical protein (HMMPfam hit to Mito_carr, Mitochondrial carrier protein, score: 229.5, E(): 6.1e-66) has protein sequence MSDRNDGSSKRALPGNSASSSSITTGGGKGNGKRDIDGNGNISPAVDFTAGILAGATGLIVGQPFDVVKVRYQTPQYMGRYGSTFSALGAIVKEEKIGGLFKGVTSPMAGIAFINGIVFTSYSFFMKLQLPDDSAEEPTLGQIFLAGTGSGVVASVLTCPTELIKIRQQSAPPHLNLTTFGVFKSIIRADGLKGIFRGFSATALRDIAYGPYFCAYEATLRFFKWMKKPPLPPSHHNSGHGRHTLIDEAELERHSGLRWPELMLAGGIAGVLAWMVTFPVDVFKTRMQSTTWPDSTSDYTAKPRLPSFRQVAGDALRKEGWRVMFAGLGPTLIRAVPTNMVIFLTFEGCVAALS, from the exons ATGAGCGACAGAAATGACGGGTCATCCAAGCGGGCCTTGCCTGGCAACTCGGCCAGTAGTAGTAGCATCACGACAGGcggtgggaaagggaacGGTAAAAGGGATATCGATGGTAATG GAAACATATCTCCCGCCGTCGACTTTACAGCTGGTATCCTTGCTG GCGCTACTGGATTGATAGTTGGTCAGCCGTTTGATGTAGTCAAGGTGCGATATCAAACACCACAATACATGGGCCGATATGGATCAACTTTCAGTGCCTTAG GTGCTAttgtgaaagaagaaaaaatcGGTGGCCTTTTCAAAGGTGTAACTTCGCCAATG GCTGGTATAGCATTT ATCAACGGGATAGTTTTTACATCTTACTCCTTTTTTATGAAGCTTCAATTGCCAGACGATTCAGCAGAAGAGCCTACGTTGGGGCAGATATTCCTTGCCGGGACGGGAAGTGGAGTTGTGGCCTC GGTATTAACGTGTCCCACCGAACTCATTAAG ATCCGACAACAATCAGCCCCACCTCATCTTAACCTGACCACTTTTGGAGTATTCAAATCTATCATTCGAGCAGACGGACTAAAAGGCATCTTCCGAGGCTTTTCAGCAACGGCCTTAAGGGACATCGCGTATGGTCCCTATTTTTGCGC GTATGAGGCAACCTTACGCTTCTTTAAGTGGATGAAAAAaccgcctcttcctccttcccaccACAACTCCGGCCATGGGCGCCATACTCTCATTGATGAGGCTGAGTTGGAACGCCACAGTGGATTGAGATGGCCAGAGTTGATGCTGGCTGGTGGAATTGCTGGTGTGCTTGCATGGATG GTGACATTCCCAGTTGACGTTTTTAAGACTCGTATGCAGAGTACCACATGGCCCGATTCAACATCAGATTATACTGCAAAGCCACGACTTCCGTCCTTCAGACAAGTTGCTGGGGATGCTctgagaaaggaaggcTGGAGAGTAATGTTTGCAGGTTTGGGTCCCACATTAATAAG GGCGGTACCT ACCAATATGGTTATATTTTTAACTTTTGAAGGCTGCGTCGCGGCTCTATCATGA